The Henckelia pumila isolate YLH828 unplaced genomic scaffold, ASM3356847v2 CTG_627:::fragment_1, whole genome shotgun sequence genome includes a region encoding these proteins:
- the LOC140873531 gene encoding uncharacterized protein, which produces MISGGPTDGDSNRARKTSSKKLLNIEISGQVIHPGLTLYFWPEDMKGVISNHNDSLVIRAMVANYDLARIFVDLGSSVNVLFQEAINQMDLGQYKMEPVVTSQFGFTGHTIRPVGRPAMNTFMVVESSLHQKIKFPVGNEVGKVQGDRVIARKCYVEEVRIEQKVTKTDNVSRPGLFGMEQVKLIEDTSVTAEEEVEEIMISPPSGMVKVARTLEAQLNKPLIECLKTKKYVFAWSVADLVGVRREVAEHKLNVVKDCRPIIQKKCHFGHEKDAVIKEQVEKLLRAGHIEEIHFPTWLSNIVLVPKSTGKWRIFLDAYQGYHLIPLAKEDKDKVSFVTLTGIYCYVVMPFGLKNDGDTYQRLMDKVFKQQIGNNIEVYVDDILVKTRTADQFITDLTQTFQTLKNYQLKLNPNK; this is translated from the exons ATGATTTCTGGAGGCCCAACTGATGGAGATTCCAACAGAGCTAGGAAAACCAGCAGCAAAAAACTGTTAAATATAGAGATCAGTGGTCAAGTCATCCATCCCGGCCTGACCCTTTATTTTTGGCCGGAAGATATGAAGGGAGTGATCAGTAACCATAATGATTCCTTGGTGATAAGAGCCATGGTCGCAAATTATGACTTGGCCAGGATATTTGTGGATTTGGGAAGCTCTGTCAACGTTCTATTTCAGGAAGCAATAAATCAAATGGATTTAGGACAATACAAGATGGAACCCGTGGTGACATCGCAATTTGGCTTCACGGGTCACACAATCCGACCTGTTGG caGACCTGCCATGAACACTTTCATGGTTGTTGAATCATCTCTACATCAGAAAATAAAGTTTCCAGTGGGTAACGAGGTTGGAAAAGTGCAGGGTGATCGAGTTATTGCCCGCAAGTGTTATGTGGAAGAGGTCAGAATAGAACAAAAGGTAACCAAGACTGATAATGTCTCCCGACCTGGACTCTTTGGTATGGAACAAGTCAAATTGATAGAAGACACATCTGTCACTGccgaagaagaagttgaggaAATCATGATCTCCCCTCCCTCTGGGATGGTAAAGGTTGCTCGCACCCTTGAAGCACAGTTGAATAAGCCCTTAATAGAATGCttgaaaaccaaaaaatatGTTTTTGCATGGTCAGTGGCAGATCTGGTAGGGGTGCGTCGGGAGGTAGCAGAACATAAGCTCAATGTAGTAAAGGATTGTCGTCCTATTATTCAGAAGAAATGTCACTTCGGCCATGAAAAGGATGCGGTAATAAAGGAACAAGTAGAAAAGTTACTTAGGGCTGGACACATTGAGGAAATCCACTTCCCGACCTGGTTGTCTAATATAGTCCTAGTTCCCAAGTCTACAGGAAAATGGCGCAT CTTTTTGGATGCTTATCAAGGATATCATCTGATCCCTTTAGCAAAAGAAGACAAGGACAAGGTGAGTTTTGTTACATTAACGGGAATTTACTGTTATGTGGTCATGCCATTTGGGCTTAAAAATGATGGGGATACATATCAAAGGTTGATGGATAAAGTATTCAAGCAACAAATTGGAAATAATATTGAAGTCTATGTGGATGACATCCTGGTCAAGACCCGAActgccgaccagttcattactGACCTAACTCAAACCTTTCAGACGCTGAAAAATTATCAACTGAAGTTAAATCCTAACAAATGA
- the LOC140873532 gene encoding uncharacterized protein, which yields MVTRRGIEANPEKFQAIIAMSSPWNIQEVQRLTGRITALARFISRYVDKILYFFKALRKTKIFEWNEESDKAFQDLKDYIKQLPVLNKPVQGEELFLSLAVTRRATSSVLVRKDGINHQPVYFVSHSLKGAELNYLTQKNLALALVITSRKLRSYFLSHPITVLTNSSLGKIASNPNASERLVRWITELSEYDIKFEPRTAIKAQALADFLAETGEETNISIRLDFQASNNEAEYEALLLGLKAARNLGISQATLYFDSQLAIQQSNGNFEIKNEKMMKYSKALYKAKEGFTELNLELIPRAENIKADHLARLASALNNRPDPIISDRELVSQLETLDDIIAQIPEGDCRYDIHKYLTTKELPSDNKKAKEIKRRALRFVMIDQILFKRSFSQPLLKCLDPDEANYVLREIHEDLVNSCYNFQRHANLQWRPADYMKEVVAACPFDQWGMDIVGPFPVSTGQRKFLLVPVDYFSKWVEAEPLAKITEKEVLSFL from the exons ATGGTTACAAGAAGGGGAATTGAGGCCAATCCTGAAAAATTCCAAGCTATCATCGCCATGAGTTCACCCTGGAATATACAGGAGGTACAAAGATTAACAGGAAGAATTACAGCGTTAGCTCGGTTTATAAGCAGATATGTGGATAAAATCTTATATTTCTTTAAAGCACTAAGAAAGACAAAAATTTTTGAATGGAATGAGGAAAGTGACAAGGCTTTTCAGGATTTAAAGGATTATATAAAGCAATTACCTGTGCTGAATAAACCTGTTCAAGGGGAAGAATTATTCCTCTCTTTGGCGGTCACTCGCCGAGCAACCAGCTCGGTCTTGGTCAGGAAGGACGGAATAAATCATCAGCCCGTTTACTTTGTGAGTCATAGCTTGAAGGGAGCCGAGCTCAATTACTTAACTCAGAAAAATCTTGCTTTAGCTTTGGTCATCACATCAAGAAAGTTAAGGTCTTATTTCCTCTCACACCCTATCACCGTACTCACTAATAGTTCTTTGGGAAAAATTGCATCTAACCCAAATGCATCGGAAAGACTTGTTAGGTGGATTACAGAGTTGAGTGAATACGATATTAAATTTGAACCCCGAACAGCCATAAAAGCTCAAGCCCTAGCCGACTTCTTGGCAGAGACA GGTGAAGAAACTAATATCTCCATTAGGTTGGACTTCCAAGCCTCTAATAATGAAGCAGAATATGAGGCATTATTACTTGGACTCAAGGCAGCACGGAACTTGGGTATTTCCCAAGCTACTCTATATTTCGATTCCCAATTAGCCATCCAGCAGAGCAATGGAAATTTTGAGATCAAAAATGAGAAGATGATGAAATATTCCAAGGCATTATACAAGGCCAAAGAAGGATTCACCGAGTTGAACTTGGAGCTCATCCCCCGAGCTGAAAATATCAAGGCCGACCATTTGGCTCGCCTGGCTAGTGCCTTAAACAACCGACCTGATCCTATTATCTCAGATCGGGAGCTCGTGTCTCAACTGGAAACTCTTGATGATATTATAGCTCAAATACCAGAAGGGGATTGCAGATATGACATACACAAATATCTAACCACGAAAGAATTACCGAGTGATAATAAGAAAGCTAAGGAGATAAAACGAAGGGCACTTCGTTTCGTCATGATCGATCAAATTCTGTTCAAAAGATCTTTCTCTCAACctttgttaaagtgtttggatccCGATGAGGCGAATTATGTATTACGGGAAATTCATGAAG ATCTGGTTAATTCATGCTATAATTTCCAGAGACACGCTAACTTACAGTGGAGACCCGCAGATTACATGAAGGAAGTTGTGGCTGCCTGTCCTTTTGATCAATGGGGAATGGATATTGTTGGGCCATTCCCTGTCAGCACAGGACAAAGGAAATTCTTGCTGGTTCCAGTCGATTATTTTTCTAAATGGGTAGAGGCCGAGCCTCTAGCTAAAATTACAGAAAAAGAAGTGCTCagttttttgtga
- the LOC140873533 gene encoding uncharacterized protein, translating into MGETTFSMVYDTEAVLPAEIGKESARIMAYGDNNQELRAMNLDLLEEHRTRAAIRLAAYRKRMTQAYNKRVYPKVFREGDLVMRKMQHPGERGKLDDKYEGPFKVIGKAGVATYYLEDNQGKKGKRPWNAQHLKRYYP; encoded by the coding sequence ATGGGCGAAACAACGTTCAGCATGGTATATGACACTGAGGCTGTCCTTCCAGCAGAGATAGGGAAGGAAAGTGCGCGGATAATGGCATATGGAGACAATAATCAAGAACTGCGGGCAATGAATTTGGACTTACTGGAAGAGCATAGGACCCGAGCAGCAATAAGGCTTGCAGCTTATCGCAAAAGAATGACCCAGGCCTACAATAAAAGAGTGTATCCTAAGGTTTTTCGCGAAGGAGACTTGGTGATGAGGAAGATGCAACATCCAGGAGAAAGAGGAAAGTTAGATGACAAGTATGAAGGGCCATTCAAGGTGATAGGAAAGGCCGGAGTAGCTACTTATTACTTGGAGGACAACCAAGGCAAGAAAGGGAAGAGGCCATGGAATGCTCAACACTTGAAAAGATACTACCCCTAA